The Porphyrobacter sp. HT-58-2 genome segment AGTCGGCGCAATCGCGTCCTGACGGCGGAATGCGGTTGCCACCGGGAGCCCGATTCTTTCGGCGAATTGCTGAAAATAACTCCGCGCCTTGGCGTTCCAGCCCGCGCCGCCGATGATCGCGATGGGACTTGCTGCATCGGCGATCAGATCGAACAGCGCGGCCATCGCATCCGGGCAGACAGCCTGTGCGGGGCGCAGGGCGGCGGGGCGGGGGATGATGCTGTCCGGCACCTGTTCGACCAGCATGTCTTCAGGAAGGGCAAGCACTACCGGGCCGGGCCGCCCGCTGATGGCGACCTGATGGGCGCGGGACACATATTCGGGAATGCGGCGAGGATCATCGATCCGCGCCGCCCATTTGCAGATGGGGCCGAAGAAGGCCGCGAAATCGACCTCCTGAAACCCCTCGCGGCCCTGCGCCGTGCGGGCGACATCGCCGACGAACAGGATCATCGGCTGGCTGTCCTGATGCGCCACATGGACGCCGATCGAGGCATTGGTCCCGCCCGGCCCGCGCGTGACGAAAGCGATGCCGGGCCGCCCGGAGCCGCCCGCCACCTTCATCGCGCCATCGGCGCAGGCCATGAAGGCCGCTCCGCCTTCCTGCCGGCATGTGACGACATCGATCTCAGGAACATCGGGCAGGGCATCCAGCACGGCGAGAAAACTTTCCCCCGGCACGGTAAAAATCCGGTCTGCGCCTTCCGCTGCGAGACAATCGACCAGCAAGGCAGCCGCGCTCCGGGTGCCGGGTGTGCGGGTGGAATCAGACATTTGCGCGCATTCTCCCCTCGTCCTGTCCCGAGCCTCTACTACCCGCTGTCAGAGCGTGCAAATTCAGCCTGTCCCACGCTGCGACAGCCCCGCCGCACACCGTTTGCAATAGTTAAGAAAGTCTTAAAACTGACCTCTCTGCACAGGGAGAGTCGAACAATGCGCCGCAGCCTGGTTCTCACCGAAGAGAGCGCCCGCCACTGGTTCCGGGCGAGCCTGCCGCCGCACGTCAAGCGCGATCTGATCCCGATTCCGGCAGAAAGCCTGTGGCGGCTGACGATGGAGGATGTGCGCGGCGTTGCCAGCACCTATGTCGCAGCGACGCTCGCGATCTTCGCCTTCATCATCTAGCGCAGGTCTTCCGGCCCGCGCAGCGCCTCAAGCGCATGGAGCTTGCGCGCGAGTTGCGCGGAAAACAGGCACAGCACCAGGCTCAGCAGCAATTGTTCCTGCAAGGGGATCCCGAAAAAGCCGAGCGCGCCAGCCAGCCCGGCGCCGACCACCATGAACACCGACGAGATGAAGTTGTTGGCCGCGACCGAGCGTGAGGCTTCGGACTTGTCCACTCGTGTCGTCAGGAAGGCATAGAGCGGCACCACGAACATCCCCCCTGCTATCGCGATCAGCAGCAGGTTGGCAGTCAGCGCCAGCGCCAGCGGCTGGACGAGGAATTCGCCGACGGTAAACAGCCCGCCATTGGCAGGGGCCAGATCCCAGATCCGGCACAGCCCGTAAAAGGCGACCAGCAGCACCCCCAGCACCAGCACCGAAGGCGCGGAATAGCGCGCCGAAATATCGCCTTTCAGCAGCGCATTGATCGAGACCGATCCAATCGCGATCCCGGCCGAGAACGCCACCAGCAGCACTGCGGCCACTTGCTTGTCGGCGAGCAGCACATTCTTGGCGAGCGGGATGAACTGCACTGAAAGGATCGCCGCAATCGCCCAGAAATAGCTGATGGCGAGCACCGAATAGCGCAGCTCGAGGTTGCCCATCGAGAATTTGATCAGGTCTTTCGAGGCGCGGATCGGGTTCCAGTCGACCGCGGTTTCCTCGGTCTGGGCAGGCGCGGGCGGCACGAAGCGGCAGGTGGCATAGCCCACCAGCGCGATACCGATGACCGCAAATATGCTCCACATGATCGGCATGGCACCACCCAGCATCATGCCGACAAGGATCGCGACATAGGTGCCGGCCTCCACCAGCCCGGTGCCTGCCAGCACTTCGTCCTTGTGCAGGTGCTGGGGCAGGATCGCGTATTTGATCGGCCCGAAGAAGGTCGAATGCACGCCCATCGCGAAGAGGGCGGCAAACATCAGCGGCAGGGCAAGGCCTTCGATCGAGATGCCGCGTGCCGCCAGCAGCAGGCCGGTTGCGCCGACCGACATGATGATGATCTCGGCAAACTTGATCCAGCGGATGATCTTGGTCTTGTCGCGCATGTCGGCGAGCTGTCCGGCGGTGGCGGAAAACAGCACGAAGGGCAGCACGAACAGCGCGGTCGCCAGTCCGCTGATCAGCGTCTCCATCTCCTCGGAGTTGTAGACCTGATAGACCACGAACAGCACCATCGCGTTCTTGTAGAGATTGTCGTTGAGCGCGTTCAGGAGCTGGGTCAGGAACAGCGGCAGGAACCGGCGCTGGCGCATCAGGTTGGTCGATGTGGTCATGCGGTGGTGGTGCTGGCGCTTCCCTGTTGGTCTGCCGGGACATAGCGCCGCGGTGCGGTTTCACAAGTGCGCCTGCGCGCGTGCCTGCCTTGTGGGGGATGGCAGGCCGGGGGGTTTTGCGACGCTCCGCTCCGCGCTAAGGCGGGTTCTGCCATGTCGAGCCTGCCCAATATCCTGACCGCCTCGCGCATTTTCGCGGTGCCGCTGCTGGCGTTCTTCTTGTGGTGGCCGGACTGGCGGCTGGGGTACCTGATCGGCTTCGTGCTCTATTGCATCATCGCCATCACCGATTTCTTCGACGGCTATCTCGCCCGCGCGCAAGGAACGGTGTCGAAGCTGGGCATCTTCCTCGATCCGATCGCCGACAAGATCATGGTGGCAGCGGTGATTCTGGTGCTGACCGCGCAAGGATATCTGCGCGGGCCTTATGCGGGCGATGTCCACGTGATCGCGGGGCTGGTCATTCTGGTGCGCGAGATTGCGGTTTCGGGCCTGCGCGAATTTCTCGGCGGGATTCAGGTGTCAGTGCCGGTATCCCGGCTCGCCAAGTGGAAGACCACCTTTCAGCTGGTGGCGCTGGGCGCGCTGATCCTTGGCGGGGCGGTGCATGGCAAGCCGTGCCAGTCGGTGCTTGAGGCCTGCGGGACGCTGGCGGATAGCTGGGTGCATCTGGTCGGGCTTGTGAGCCTGTGGACCGCCGCAGTGCTGACTTGCGTGACCGGCTGGGATTACCTGCGGGTCGGCCTCAAGCATATGGATTGATGTGCAGGATTGGCACTGGAACTGCACCGCCGGTTCGGTTTACACTGCGCAACATGGGATCGAATGCATCGGATGAACCGGGCGCCTTTGTCGGGCGGCTGGCGGATCAGGCACGAAGGCTCCAGCGCGAGGCGCGCAATGCCATCGCGCAGGGCGACTATAGCCGCGCGTCAGCACTGATCGACGATGCCGAACTGCTCGCCGATGATGTGCATGGGCTGGTCGATGATATCGAACACCGCGAGACCGATCGCCTGATGGAGCTGGCTGCGGCTGCTACCACCACCGAACCTCCGGCAGACGATCGCCTGCGCCCCCCGCGCCGCCGCCTGCGCGTCGCCATCGGCGCGAGCCTGGCGATGAGCCTTGCGCTGACGGAGTGCTGAGATGTGATGGCCGGGTGTGATCCTGCCGGCCGCCCACACCGGGGTGTGATGTGAGCCGCGAGGCTGCGCTGGCAGTGATGGCTCTGATGGTGGCCATCATAGTTGCAGTCGGATGGTTGCTTCACCGCAAGGGCGACAAGGCAGGCACTTTTCTGTTTCTTTACATGCTGTTCGTGCTGATCGTCGCCATCCTTATCACGCTGCTTTACGCGCTGGCGATGTTCATCCGGATGTTGTCCTAACCCGCCCGCAGTTCCTCGGCCAGCAGCAGGAAATCCGGCTCGCGCGGGGAATTCTTGCGCCAGGCCAGCACAATCTCGCGCTTGGCGGTGGGGCTGTCGACGGGACGCGCGACCACCTGCGTTCCGGCAAGGATGCCCGCCTCCAGCGCCATTTCGGGCAGCATGGTCAGGCCAAGGTCATTATCGACCAGCTGCACCAGCGTGTGCAGGCTGGTGCCGATCATCGCTGCACTGGCGCGCAATTCCGAGCGGCTGCACGCTGCCAGCGCGTGATCGCGCAGGCAATGCCCGTCCTCCAGCAGCAGCAGCCGGCCCTGATCGATCATGTCGGGCTTCACAGTGGCAGGCGGATCGCGCGGGTCATCCTTGGGGAAGGCGATGAACAGGCGATCATCGGCAATGTGGGCAATCGCCGCGTCACCCGTTTCGAAGGGCAGGGCCAGCAGCACGCAATCGACCCGGCCGTGATTGAGCGATTCGAGCGCGTCCTGGCTGGTCTCCTCGCGCAGCATCAGCTTCAGTTCGGGGCGTTCACGCTTGAGCCGGGGCAGGATACGCGGCAGCAGGAAGGGGGCGATGGTGGGGATGACGCTCATGCGCAGCTCGCCCACCAGCGGCTTGCCCGCTGCCTGCACCAGATCGGCCAGTTCCTCGGCTTCGCGAAGCAGCCGGTTGGCCTTGGCCACGACCTGTTCGCCCAACGCGGTAAAGCGCACCACCCGGCGGCTCCGTTCGACCAGCGTCACGCCGAGCAGCGATTCCAGCTCGCGGATCCCCGCTGATAGTGTCGATTGCGACACGAAGCTGGCGTCGGCGGCCTTGCCGAAATGCCCGTGCTCGTGAAGCGCCACAAGATATTGCAGCTGCTTGATGGTGGGGAGGTAAGTTGACATGGCCCAGTGCTATTCCGCTGCCAGC includes the following:
- a CDS encoding MFS transporter produces the protein MTTSTNLMRQRRFLPLFLTQLLNALNDNLYKNAMVLFVVYQVYNSEEMETLISGLATALFVLPFVLFSATAGQLADMRDKTKIIRWIKFAEIIIMSVGATGLLLAARGISIEGLALPLMFAALFAMGVHSTFFGPIKYAILPQHLHKDEVLAGTGLVEAGTYVAILVGMMLGGAMPIMWSIFAVIGIALVGYATCRFVPPAPAQTEETAVDWNPIRASKDLIKFSMGNLELRYSVLAISYFWAIAAILSVQFIPLAKNVLLADKQVAAVLLVAFSAGIAIGSVSINALLKGDISARYSAPSVLVLGVLLVAFYGLCRIWDLAPANGGLFTVGEFLVQPLALALTANLLLIAIAGGMFVVPLYAFLTTRVDKSEASRSVAANNFISSVFMVVGAGLAGALGFFGIPLQEQLLLSLVLCLFSAQLARKLHALEALRGPEDLR
- the pgsA gene encoding CDP-diacylglycerol--glycerol-3-phosphate 3-phosphatidyltransferase, whose product is MSSLPNILTASRIFAVPLLAFFLWWPDWRLGYLIGFVLYCIIAITDFFDGYLARAQGTVSKLGIFLDPIADKIMVAAVILVLTAQGYLRGPYAGDVHVIAGLVILVREIAVSGLREFLGGIQVSVPVSRLAKWKTTFQLVALGALILGGAVHGKPCQSVLEACGTLADSWVHLVGLVSLWTAAVLTCVTGWDYLRVGLKHMD
- a CDS encoding hydrogen peroxide-inducible genes activator; translation: MSTYLPTIKQLQYLVALHEHGHFGKAADASFVSQSTLSAGIRELESLLGVTLVERSRRVVRFTALGEQVVAKANRLLREAEELADLVQAAGKPLVGELRMSVIPTIAPFLLPRILPRLKRERPELKLMLREETSQDALESLNHGRVDCVLLALPFETGDAAIAHIADDRLFIAFPKDDPRDPPATVKPDMIDQGRLLLLEDGHCLRDHALAACSRSELRASAAMIGTSLHTLVQLVDNDLGLTMLPEMALEAGILAGTQVVARPVDSPTAKREIVLAWRKNSPREPDFLLLAEELRAG